From a single Desulfatirhabdium butyrativorans DSM 18734 genomic region:
- a CDS encoding alkaline phosphatase, translated as MSEQWIRGRCFRWIAAAAWLFLLGVSIAQDALAAKNVIVCIADGCSAEQYTFARWMKGAPLSFDGLQVGAIRTHIADSVVADSAPAATAFATGVLSSDKHIGVGPGPSVLTGISPPDPGMQYRPVATVLEGAKLLGKSVGVVATSRVSHATPAAFISHTPFRDKETDIMEQAVYQRLDVAFGGGKSWLIPKEAGGKRADGEDLLQVLHHAGVQWVADRQQLAAVRSGRVFGLFADSHLDPDIERSRFHPSQPSLKEMTEKAIEVLSRDPDGFFLMVEGSQIDWACHANDPAYLLSELLAYDAAVEVAVRFAKSHPDTLLLVISDHNTGGFSIGNSASNAMYSQMTREAFLDPFQKMTLTAATMWGQIGENRTPERLAEIIREGWGMDISVEDASSILKLSERYKTAPSSAIGEVLSPKYTYVGWTTHGHCGGDVPLFAYGPGKPHGNLHATEIAGVCVRALGVDLRKLNERLFVDAAQVFDSVRIDTPRTDNPVGVVTWKGRQASFMVNKNLMEIDGKAYPLEGVVVYIPNTGKLYVPLDAVQRLQGKPRRLPAVRL; from the coding sequence ATGTCTGAACAATGGATTCGCGGGAGATGTTTCAGGTGGATTGCGGCGGCGGCATGGCTCTTTCTGCTGGGTGTATCGATTGCACAGGATGCCTTGGCCGCGAAAAACGTCATCGTGTGTATTGCGGACGGCTGTTCGGCCGAACAGTACACCTTCGCCCGATGGATGAAGGGCGCGCCGTTGTCCTTTGACGGGCTTCAGGTCGGCGCGATCCGCACCCATATCGCGGATTCCGTCGTTGCGGATTCCGCTCCTGCAGCCACGGCATTTGCCACCGGCGTTCTGTCGAGTGACAAACACATCGGCGTCGGTCCGGGGCCAAGCGTTTTGACCGGCATCTCTCCACCGGATCCGGGCATGCAGTACAGGCCGGTGGCTACCGTTCTCGAAGGGGCGAAACTGCTGGGCAAATCCGTTGGTGTGGTCGCCACAAGCCGGGTCAGCCATGCCACGCCTGCTGCCTTCATCAGTCATACGCCTTTCCGCGACAAGGAAACCGACATCATGGAACAGGCTGTGTACCAGCGGCTCGATGTGGCCTTTGGCGGCGGGAAAAGCTGGCTGATTCCCAAAGAAGCCGGGGGAAAGCGAGCTGATGGCGAGGATTTGCTCCAGGTTCTGCACCATGCGGGGGTGCAATGGGTGGCGGACCGGCAACAGCTTGCAGCGGTGAGAAGCGGCAGGGTATTCGGCCTCTTTGCCGACAGTCATCTCGATCCGGATATCGAACGCTCCCGGTTCCATCCATCGCAACCGTCCCTGAAGGAAATGACGGAAAAGGCGATCGAAGTGCTTTCCCGGGATCCCGACGGATTTTTTCTCATGGTGGAAGGAAGCCAGATCGACTGGGCCTGCCATGCGAACGATCCGGCCTATCTGCTGAGCGAACTCCTTGCATACGACGCTGCGGTAGAGGTCGCCGTCCGGTTTGCGAAGTCGCATCCGGACACACTGCTTCTCGTGATCTCGGATCACAACACCGGCGGATTTTCCATCGGCAATTCCGCTTCGAATGCCATGTATTCCCAGATGACACGGGAGGCCTTCCTTGATCCGTTTCAGAAAATGACGCTGACAGCGGCAACGATGTGGGGGCAAATCGGGGAAAACAGAACACCGGAGCGGCTGGCAGAGATCATTCGAGAGGGTTGGGGGATGGATATTTCGGTGGAAGATGCCTCGAGCATTCTGAAGCTATCCGAACGATACAAGACGGCGCCGTCTTCCGCAATTGGTGAGGTGCTCAGCCCGAAGTACACCTATGTGGGCTGGACGACGCACGGCCACTGCGGCGGGGATGTTCCGCTCTTTGCCTATGGCCCCGGAAAGCCGCACGGCAACCTACACGCCACCGAAATTGCCGGTGTCTGCGTTCGTGCGCTGGGTGTCGATCTTCGGAAACTGAACGAGCGGCTGTTTGTGGATGCCGCCCAGGTATTCGATTCGGTGCGGATCGATACCCCGCGAACGGACAATCCGGTGGGCGTCGTTACCTGGAAAGGCAGGCAGGCGTCCTTCATGGTGAACAAGAATCTCATGGAAATCGATGGAAAGGCCTATCCATTGGAAGGTGTCGTCGTGTATATCCCCAATACCGGGAAACTCTATGTTCCGCTGGATGCCGTTCAACGACTCCAGGGAAAACCGCGACGACTCCCTGCGGTCCGTCTATAG
- a CDS encoding SUMF1/EgtB/PvdO family nonheme iron enzyme, translating to MEDRVSRKNCPSCGEPVEDGWRICPVCEADLRGLACPKCGKAVRENWKRCPYCETALFCSTCNKRIPAGHERCPECRPTEPEAILIEPVTELVFIRIPGGTFSMGDVFGDGLENERPVHSVKLAPFCLSVCPVAQRAWGRVMDRNPSRFVGDDLPVESVSWFDAQEFLTRLQEKSPLKARFNLPTEAQWEYAARSGGRPERHAGGDDLDLLGWYADNCDGKPQPVGKKRPNGLGLHDMSGNVWEWCADVFRDDAYSRHAAEDPVETRSGEERVLRGGAFHLDAWSARTMRRFSLNPEFCGPAVGFRVALQPE from the coding sequence ATGGAAGATCGTGTTAGCCGAAAGAACTGTCCTTCCTGTGGCGAGCCGGTCGAGGATGGCTGGCGTATCTGCCCGGTGTGTGAAGCGGATCTTCGCGGGCTTGCCTGCCCGAAGTGCGGGAAAGCCGTTCGGGAAAACTGGAAACGATGTCCGTATTGCGAGACCGCCCTGTTCTGCAGCACCTGCAACAAGCGTATTCCGGCCGGACACGAGCGTTGCCCCGAATGTCGGCCGACCGAACCGGAGGCCATCCTGATCGAGCCGGTAACGGAGCTCGTTTTCATCCGGATTCCGGGGGGGACGTTTTCGATGGGGGATGTGTTCGGCGACGGTTTGGAAAACGAGCGGCCGGTTCATTCCGTGAAGCTCGCCCCGTTTTGCCTGTCCGTCTGCCCCGTGGCCCAAAGAGCCTGGGGTCGAGTGATGGATCGCAATCCGTCCCGGTTTGTCGGGGACGATCTTCCGGTGGAATCCGTTTCCTGGTTCGATGCCCAGGAATTTCTCACGCGGCTTCAGGAAAAAAGCCCCCTGAAGGCCCGGTTCAACCTGCCGACGGAAGCCCAGTGGGAATATGCCGCCCGAAGCGGCGGAAGACCCGAGCGCCATGCAGGCGGCGATGATCTGGATCTGCTGGGATGGTACGCCGACAATTGTGATGGAAAGCCGCAGCCGGTCGGAAAGAAACGGCCCAACGGACTGGGGCTTCACGACATGAGCGGGAATGTGTGGGAATGGTGCGCGGATGTATTTCGTGACGATGCCTACAGCCGTCATGCGGCCGAAGATCCTGTCGAAACCCGAAGCGGCGAGGAGCGGGTACTTCGCGGCGGAGCCTTTCACCTCGATGCATGGAGCGCCCGGACGATGCGGCGATTTTCCCTGAATCCCGAATTCTGCGGTCCTGCCGTCGGGTTTCGGGTGGCTCTTCAGCCGGAATGA
- a CDS encoding lipopolysaccharide biosynthesis protein has protein sequence MSGTGQRLILGSLGRVLSLAVSVGLSLVLTPFIIRHIGSSLFGLWSLIGGIMGFSGLLDLGLNSALKRFLPQAFEKQDGRLASEIFCSALAVFVGIGICIAFGLGVGARPIHAWVARETVFSLFQAVWIVLVVDTAVQFPLRTWIGYFEARLRQDILSAVETLKAVLRAALVVYALSSGHGIVALALITFGVNAAGGLLLVVLYRMLYGDMHLSRRFVRMETALRMLDYSYKNLIAAIGDILRFQIDLVVISAFCPLSHVAVYAIASRLSAYFMESVAAFIGMSIPLFSGLDARGNPDLLRDVYYLLIKIASVLSVYIGGMFLVLGRAFIVRWVGGDFTESYPVLVILTIGIGIALSQYPTVNLLRGLSLHTTISFLNIVEGAANLGLSLLLVQSMGLVGVALGTAIPITVFAGILGPMIAMRSVGFLKPEEWVRTYGLVMLRACMVMGIYAAAVHFWIVPDYLRLTAAAGLSLIYFPVIYGIAFTGTEKQHYLRAGERIRSLLQWRSAHSG, from the coding sequence ATGAGCGGCACCGGACAGCGCCTTATCCTCGGCTCGCTCGGCCGCGTCCTTTCCTTGGCCGTCAGCGTCGGATTGAGTCTCGTCCTGACTCCCTTCATCATCCGGCATATCGGCTCTTCTCTCTTCGGCCTGTGGTCGCTCATCGGCGGTATCATGGGGTTTTCCGGCCTTCTCGATCTCGGCCTCAATTCCGCTCTCAAACGATTCCTGCCCCAAGCCTTCGAGAAACAAGACGGGCGGTTGGCAAGCGAGATCTTCTGCTCGGCACTTGCCGTGTTCGTCGGCATCGGCATCTGCATCGCCTTCGGTCTTGGCGTCGGTGCACGGCCCATTCATGCATGGGTGGCCCGGGAAACCGTGTTCTCCCTGTTCCAGGCGGTATGGATCGTTCTCGTCGTCGATACGGCCGTTCAGTTTCCGCTGAGAACATGGATCGGATATTTCGAAGCCAGGCTTCGGCAGGACATCCTTTCGGCAGTCGAAACGCTGAAGGCCGTTCTTCGGGCGGCTCTCGTCGTGTATGCGCTTTCGAGCGGTCACGGCATCGTCGCCCTGGCCCTCATCACCTTCGGGGTCAATGCCGCAGGCGGCCTGTTGTTGGTCGTCCTCTATCGGATGCTCTACGGGGATATGCATCTATCGAGGCGCTTCGTCCGAATGGAAACCGCCCTGCGGATGCTCGACTACAGTTACAAGAACCTGATCGCAGCCATCGGGGACATCCTGCGGTTTCAGATCGATCTGGTCGTCATCTCGGCCTTCTGTCCCCTTTCCCATGTCGCCGTCTACGCCATCGCATCGCGGCTAAGCGCCTATTTCATGGAATCGGTCGCTGCCTTCATCGGCATGAGCATCCCCCTGTTCAGCGGCCTCGACGCCCGGGGGAACCCGGATCTCCTCCGGGATGTCTACTACCTGCTCATCAAGATCGCATCCGTTCTGAGCGTCTATATCGGGGGGATGTTTCTCGTGCTGGGCAGGGCCTTCATCGTGCGGTGGGTGGGGGGGGATTTTACGGAAAGTTACCCGGTTCTCGTCATTCTGACGATCGGCATCGGCATCGCCCTCTCCCAATATCCCACCGTCAATCTCCTGCGTGGGCTTTCCCTGCATACCACCATCAGTTTCCTGAACATCGTGGAGGGGGCGGCGAATCTCGGGCTGAGCCTGCTGCTGGTGCAATCGATGGGCCTGGTGGGCGTCGCCCTGGGAACGGCGATTCCGATCACCGTTTTTGCAGGCATCCTCGGCCCGATGATCGCCATGCGCTCGGTCGGATTCCTGAAACCGGAAGAATGGGTCCGCACCTATGGACTCGTGATGCTGAGGGCCTGCATGGTCATGGGGATATACGCCGCAGCCGTCCACTTCTGGATCGTTCCCGATTACCTCCGGTTGACGGCGGCAGCCGGATTGTCACTCATCTATTTCCCGGTGATTTACGGGATTGCCTTCACCGGAACCGAAAAGCAGCACTATCTGAGAGCCGGAGAGCGCATCCGAAGCCTCTTGCAATGGCGCTCGGCTCATTCCGGCTGA